From the genome of Nicotiana sylvestris chromosome 2, ASM39365v2, whole genome shotgun sequence, one region includes:
- the LOC138884936 gene encoding uncharacterized protein gives MQMMYECFKEFSRASGLKANVAKSSIYFGGVPHEVQLEILQAVGFSKGELPFKYLGIPLSTKRISMSQCQPLVDKILGRITSWTSRYLSYAGRLQLIKTNLCKKKDKLWVQWIHMYYGKRQTIWETNPKNASWIVQKIIKAKKYLEEMGYTMNEVSGWKSLSVKKLYNTMRGEFQKVTWRRLTCNNAGAPKWIFVLNLAIQRRLLTIDRLNNWGITDVLSCPMCNEEMR, from the exons ATGCAAATGATGTATGAATGTTTCAAGGAATTCTCTAGAGCATCTGGGCTTAAAGCAAATGTTGCTAAGAGTTCCATATACTTTGGAGGTGTTCCGCATGAAGTTCAACTGGAGATCCTACAAGCTGTGGGCTTTTCCAAAGGAGAGTTACCTTTCAAGTACCTGGGTATACCACTTAGCACCAAGAGGATATCAATGTCTCAATGCCAACCATTGGTAGATAAAATCCTTGGTCGAATAACCTCCTGGACATCAAGATATCTATCATATGCTGGAAGGTTGCAACTAATCAAAACG AATCTCTGCAAGAAGAAGGACAAGCTTTGGGTGCAATGGATACATATGTACTATGGGAAGAGACAAACAATATGGGAAACTAATCCTAAGAATGCATCTTGGATAGTTCAAAAGATTATCAAGGCTAAGAAGTACTTAGAAGAAATGGGATACACTATGAATGAAGTGTCTGGATGGAAGTCCCTATCGGTTAAAAAATTATACAATACCATGAGAGGAGAATTCCAGAAAGTGACTTGGAGAAGATTAACTTGCAATAATGCAGGAGCTCCAAAATGGATATTTGTGCTAAACTTGGCGATACAGAGACGGCTGCTCACAATAGACAGATTGAACAACTGGGGGATAACTGATGTTTTGAGCTGTCCTATGTGCAATGAAGAAATGAGATAA